The Geotalea uraniireducens Rf4 genome window below encodes:
- a CDS encoding Ppx/GppA phosphatase family protein codes for MKQNRLAAIDIGTNSIRCIVVEVDKPGSFKVLDDEKATVRLGEGIAKDRAISEAAWQRAMDALSRMNKIVDGYGVMKVETIATSAVRRAANGDAFVKAVADRIGLHISVISGEEEAELAAMSVLHNFDMEGTRYTMVDIGGGSVEIITALGSHIEEIYSLELGAVVLTEKFITADPIRSREYLNLRKHIRKTIKAVFTGEKMPVQCLLGSGGTMTSIGAMVMGMRKEGYGSVHGYEVLRSEVVHLLAMLLRKDLKGRRSLAGLNPDRADIIVAGVTVVDELMEFFNTNLLKINEQGIREGLILKSLKKHNLMPAGRIPRNWRESALEFARSCHHDEEHSLQVARLSMEIFDEVASAFGLNEKHGQMLEAAALVHDVGYFISYSSHHKHTYHLVRHADLFGFTPREREIIANIARYHRKSLPKKKHESFARLAPRDRLLVKRLGGILRLADGLDRRRNSLVKGLDCSLSPSTFMVRLAGGDDVSVELFGGKNKGDLFEEAFERKLLLVPTPTVD; via the coding sequence GTGAAACAAAACAGACTGGCAGCCATCGATATCGGTACTAATTCCATCCGCTGCATCGTGGTGGAAGTGGACAAGCCCGGCTCATTCAAGGTACTGGATGACGAGAAAGCGACCGTGCGTCTTGGGGAAGGCATCGCCAAAGACAGGGCAATATCCGAAGCAGCTTGGCAACGGGCCATGGACGCCCTTTCCCGGATGAATAAGATTGTCGACGGCTATGGGGTGATGAAAGTGGAAACCATCGCCACCAGCGCAGTGCGCAGGGCAGCCAATGGCGACGCCTTTGTCAAGGCCGTTGCCGACCGGATCGGTCTGCACATCTCCGTCATCAGCGGCGAGGAAGAGGCGGAACTGGCCGCCATGAGCGTTCTCCATAATTTCGATATGGAAGGAACCCGCTATACCATGGTCGATATCGGCGGCGGCAGCGTGGAGATCATCACGGCACTGGGCAGCCATATCGAGGAGATTTATTCTTTAGAGTTGGGGGCCGTCGTCCTGACGGAAAAGTTTATCACCGCCGATCCGATAAGGAGCCGGGAATACCTGAACTTGCGCAAACACATCCGCAAAACCATCAAAGCCGTTTTTACCGGCGAAAAGATGCCGGTTCAGTGCCTCCTTGGCTCAGGCGGAACCATGACCTCCATAGGAGCCATGGTAATGGGGATGAGAAAAGAGGGGTACGGCTCCGTTCATGGCTATGAGGTCCTCCGCTCCGAGGTGGTGCATCTCCTCGCCATGCTCCTGAGAAAGGACCTGAAAGGAAGGAGGTCGCTGGCAGGCCTGAATCCCGACCGGGCGGACATAATCGTGGCCGGCGTGACCGTGGTGGACGAACTGATGGAATTTTTCAATACGAATCTATTGAAGATAAATGAACAGGGCATCCGCGAGGGGCTGATACTGAAAAGCCTGAAAAAACATAACCTCATGCCCGCGGGGAGAATACCGAGAAATTGGCGGGAATCGGCCCTTGAGTTTGCGCGATCCTGCCATCACGACGAAGAACATTCCTTGCAGGTGGCAAGATTATCCATGGAGATTTTTGACGAGGTTGCCTCAGCGTTCGGCCTTAACGAGAAGCACGGGCAGATGCTCGAAGCAGCGGCGCTTGTGCATGACGTCGGCTATTTCATCAGCTATTCGAGTCATCACAAGCATACCTATCACCTCGTCCGGCATGCGGACCTGTTCGGCTTCACGCCGCGGGAACGGGAAATCATCGCCAATATTGCCCGCTATCACCGCAAATCCCTGCCGAAGAAAAAGCATGAGAGCTTCGCCAGGCTTGCACCCCGGGACAGGCTCCTGGTCAAGAGGCTCGGCGGCATCCTGCGGCTTGCAGACGGTCTTGATCGCCGCAGGAACAGCCTGGTGAAAGGGCTCGACTGTTCGCTTTCCCCGTCCACCTTCATGGTCAGGCTTGCAGGAGGGGACGATGTGTCCGTCGAACTCTTCGGCGGCAAAAATAAAGGCGATCTTTTTGAAGAGGCGTTCGAAAGAAAGCTTTTGCTGGTCCCAACCCCGACGGTTGATTGA
- a CDS encoding alpha/beta hydrolase, whose translation MNASVIPFVQKTIGNHPAILGVVTAATGILRQMAIKPFTPKNRRREFKLKDRVASMHATRAQIFKEKGSGSTPTIIVGGFVPDATELVEFQRPLFREYGSIYYINYPRNGFSSAMFFAQLADLIEDINLRGKKPVLFGVSFGCGLLACFLRECAEAKDLKIRGVVMASPVLCTEDLIRPERDKSGGVRMLESNLKRILKANPAGGEEVSRQIDRARRCFQALFEAGAENRRLSSRHLSIRRKIMEVIGSTSSSGGYERVLALKQFAQPGGDLPIFTGPALTLLAEQEDNLLVPTSPTLAALRDPAKSRQLFPRGKVRQVISHSPDDAVAHASLIFHHQYYNPLIETWYDKLLAPMLFAVV comes from the coding sequence ATGAACGCATCGGTTATCCCGTTTGTGCAGAAAACTATCGGCAACCACCCGGCTATTCTGGGTGTCGTCACTGCCGCAACCGGAATTCTCCGCCAGATGGCCATCAAGCCGTTCACTCCAAAAAACCGGCGTCGCGAATTCAAGCTCAAAGATCGGGTTGCAAGCATGCACGCAACCCGTGCCCAGATATTCAAGGAAAAGGGATCCGGCTCCACACCCACCATCATCGTCGGCGGTTTCGTCCCCGACGCTACCGAGTTAGTGGAATTCCAGCGTCCCCTCTTCAGGGAGTACGGCAGCATCTACTACATAAACTACCCGCGCAACGGCTTTTCCTCGGCGATGTTTTTTGCCCAACTGGCAGATCTTATCGAGGACATCAACCTACGCGGCAAAAAGCCGGTGCTCTTCGGGGTCAGTTTCGGCTGCGGCCTGCTGGCCTGCTTCCTGCGCGAATGCGCCGAGGCAAAGGATCTCAAAATCAGGGGGGTGGTCATGGCCAGCCCGGTGCTCTGCACCGAAGACCTGATCCGGCCGGAACGGGACAAGAGCGGCGGCGTCAGGATGCTGGAGAGCAACCTTAAACGTATTCTCAAGGCGAATCCGGCCGGCGGCGAAGAAGTAAGCAGACAGATTGACCGGGCGCGCCGCTGCTTTCAGGCGCTTTTCGAAGCCGGCGCGGAAAACCGGCGATTGTCGAGCAGACACCTCTCCATCAGGAGAAAGATCATGGAAGTCATCGGCTCAACCTCTTCCTCCGGCGGCTACGAGCGGGTCCTGGCCCTCAAACAGTTTGCGCAGCCGGGGGGGGATCTGCCGATCTTCACCGGCCCGGCCCTGACGCTCCTGGCGGAACAGGAAGACAACCTGCTCGTCCCGACCTCGCCGACACTGGCTGCCCTGCGCGACCCGGCAAAAAGCAGACAGCTCTTCCCGCGCGGCAAGGTAAGGCAGGTCATATCCCACTCGCCGGACGATGCCGTTGCCCACGCCTCGCTGATTTTTCACCATCAATACTACAATCCGCTCATCGAAACCTGGTATGACAAGCTGCTGGCGCCCATGCTCTTTGCGGTGGTATAA
- a CDS encoding GH3 family domain-containing protein, with translation MKTIPMLRDLSAPFLDRFLKTGATVLANRFLAQDPYLAQRNILARLLARGSVTRFGRDYGLAELVPLPFAEAYRLYRQRVPIRTYSDFWTDYFAASCREISGRRQLFLENETWPGKIPFFCETSGTTAPSKYIPFSREMFAANQRAALDLTATYLNANRSSRLFQGKLLYMAGNTDLTDMGDGVLSGDMSAITLRYRPAYLNPFIAPDPVTAALPWEEKLEKLAHLLLTNRNIRGISGVPPWIILLLKRCAELGSRPLPELLPNLELIIHGGTSLKPYRQEFDELFPLRMPNFLELLPSSEAFMAFQLHGEGQMRLAPYYGVFFEFVPCEMLNERGVPAPDAPAVPLEETETGRRYAVILTTCAGLWRYHIGDTIRFTSRAPLFIEFTGRDKFLDRFEEKVTQGEVEAAVAGLNNIPGIDIREFIVGPEIAERRHLWVLALGRDSQNSDIDLAKRLDDALITMNADYATFRNQGRIKAPVVVGVEEGLIYRWSKEVRGKLGGQSKIPHIDPTVEGELVRSLVEFSRESCEDIAGCKVAI, from the coding sequence ATGAAAACCATACCCATGCTTCGTGACCTTTCCGCACCGTTCCTCGACCGGTTTCTGAAAACCGGCGCCACCGTCCTGGCCAACCGGTTTCTGGCCCAGGACCCTTACCTGGCCCAGCGAAACATTCTGGCCCGGCTCCTCGCCCGCGGCAGCGTCACCCGTTTCGGCAGGGACTACGGTCTGGCCGAACTCGTGCCGCTTCCCTTTGCCGAAGCCTACCGCCTCTATCGGCAGCGGGTCCCGATCAGGACCTACAGCGATTTCTGGACGGACTATTTTGCCGCTTCGTGCCGTGAAATCAGTGGACGTCGGCAATTATTCCTTGAAAACGAGACCTGGCCGGGCAAGATCCCCTTCTTCTGCGAAACGTCGGGCACCACGGCTCCGAGCAAGTACATCCCATTTTCCCGGGAGATGTTTGCCGCCAACCAGCGGGCCGCACTCGACCTCACTGCCACGTACCTCAATGCCAATCGCAGCAGCCGCCTCTTTCAGGGAAAACTCCTCTACATGGCGGGCAACACCGACCTCACCGACATGGGTGACGGTGTCCTGAGCGGCGACATGAGCGCCATTACCCTTCGCTACCGGCCGGCGTACCTGAATCCGTTCATCGCCCCCGACCCTGTAACCGCTGCCCTGCCCTGGGAAGAAAAGCTGGAAAAGCTGGCGCACCTTCTCCTCACCAATCGTAACATCAGGGGGATATCCGGCGTCCCCCCCTGGATCATTCTCCTGCTGAAACGTTGCGCGGAACTTGGAAGCCGCCCTCTCCCCGAGTTGTTGCCAAACCTGGAACTGATCATTCACGGCGGAACAAGCCTCAAACCGTATCGGCAGGAGTTCGACGAGCTGTTTCCCCTGCGCATGCCCAACTTCCTGGAACTGCTCCCCTCATCGGAAGCGTTCATGGCCTTCCAGCTCCATGGCGAAGGACAGATGCGGCTTGCCCCGTACTACGGTGTATTCTTCGAGTTTGTTCCCTGTGAAATGCTGAATGAGCGGGGTGTACCGGCCCCGGACGCCCCCGCCGTACCGCTGGAAGAGACCGAAACCGGCCGGCGCTACGCGGTAATCCTTACCACCTGTGCCGGGCTCTGGCGCTACCATATAGGCGACACCATTCGCTTCACCTCCCGCGCCCCCCTGTTCATCGAATTCACCGGCCGCGACAAGTTCCTCGACCGGTTCGAGGAAAAAGTGACCCAGGGAGAAGTGGAAGCTGCGGTGGCCGGGCTGAACAACATCCCGGGGATCGATATCCGCGAGTTCATCGTCGGTCCGGAGATAGCGGAACGTCGTCATCTCTGGGTGCTCGCCCTGGGCCGGGACAGCCAAAACAGCGACATCGACCTGGCGAAGCGCCTCGACGATGCCCTCATCACTATGAACGCCGACTACGCAACGTTCCGCAACCAGGGAAGGATCAAGGCGCCGGTGGTTGTCGGTGTGGAAGAAGGGCTCATTTACCGGTGGTCGAAAGAGGTACGGGGCAAACTTGGCGGACAGAGCAAGATCCCCCACATCGATCCGACGGTGGAGGGAGAACTGGTGAGAAGCCTCGTAGAGTTCAGCCGGGAGTCATGCGAAGACATCGCTGGCTGCAAGGTTGCGATCTAA
- a CDS encoding DUF2062 domain-containing protein, producing MQFNRCALKLTETVGKRLKDIFQCGLTPHKLALTICLGIAVGILPIFWGTTLICAALAFFLRLNQAAIQAVNYMAYPLQLALFFPFYRLGERVFPWEKPLSPEMASGGLHGGFTATITHLGGAALKAVAAWLITAPPATILIYLLLLAIFKKKYRRQLLRKQSGEGNLPASEPLHVV from the coding sequence ATGCAATTTAACAGATGCGCCCTGAAACTCACCGAAACAGTCGGCAAGCGCCTCAAGGATATATTCCAATGCGGACTCACTCCCCATAAGCTGGCTCTGACCATCTGCCTTGGAATTGCCGTCGGCATTCTCCCCATCTTCTGGGGAACGACCCTGATTTGCGCTGCCCTCGCGTTCTTCCTGAGACTCAATCAGGCGGCCATCCAGGCGGTAAACTACATGGCTTATCCGCTACAGCTGGCACTTTTTTTCCCCTTTTACCGTCTGGGAGAAAGGGTTTTCCCATGGGAGAAACCCCTTTCCCCTGAAATGGCCAGCGGCGGACTCCACGGCGGTTTTACTGCAACGATCACTCACCTGGGCGGAGCTGCCCTTAAGGCAGTGGCCGCTTGGCTCATAACTGCGCCACCAGCAACCATTCTCATTTATCTGCTGCTGCTCGCGATCTTCAAAAAGAAATACCGACGGCAACTTCTCAGAAAACAGTCCGGTGAGGGCAATCTGCCGGCATCGGAACCGCTCCATGTCGTGTAA
- a CDS encoding type 2 periplasmic-binding domain-containing protein, whose protein sequence is MKKSMKTLALSAAMLAMGATANAAVIDLNIYGASAEFLFWNAAAPGFLTSVRGCSATSQTTSADGKHEITQGTGCDGGANTINLRYSAKASYDGIYAVGNKYDPTVVAPATQQCPGLPGQRKMVNGAGNNGTSCQEVHLGASDVSGEAFTQSSEGQVYGMRNGGYVTRYFSGVPTTGLTSYQPVVVPFGFFANNAIKVEKCVGGAADGALCTAATAAADCGTGSVCTQKTIDNITREMAVQIFSGNILSWKDFGASYSVAGDPTNSVYACLRHAGSGTHATFDKAVFAGIANPISGFENTSSSPYAYFNDGGSDEIKCVNGNIGSGTGSAIGAIGYADADQSVGVSGSSQNVVAIKYNGLAGRRSAIRNGAYDFFSNQWLYENPTKTPSTSAQHTLITQLVNFASDPTHIPASKANFWAAASEMTYNKADDSAYPAYVGATTPMIP, encoded by the coding sequence ATGAAGAAGAGCATGAAAACCCTCGCCCTGTCCGCCGCAATGCTGGCCATGGGCGCCACCGCCAACGCCGCAGTGATCGACCTGAACATCTACGGCGCCTCCGCCGAGTTCCTCTTCTGGAACGCCGCGGCCCCCGGCTTTCTCACAAGCGTCCGCGGCTGCAGCGCCACCTCGCAGACCACTTCCGCTGACGGCAAGCACGAAATCACCCAGGGAACCGGCTGCGACGGCGGAGCCAATACCATCAACCTCCGCTACAGCGCCAAGGCATCCTATGACGGCATCTACGCCGTCGGCAACAAATACGACCCTACCGTTGTCGCCCCCGCTACGCAGCAGTGCCCTGGTCTGCCCGGTCAGCGCAAGATGGTAAACGGCGCCGGCAATAACGGCACCTCCTGCCAGGAAGTCCACCTGGGCGCATCCGACGTGTCCGGCGAAGCCTTTACCCAGTCTTCCGAAGGCCAGGTCTACGGCATGCGCAATGGCGGATACGTTACCAGGTACTTCTCCGGCGTCCCGACCACCGGCCTGACCTCCTACCAGCCGGTAGTGGTTCCCTTCGGCTTCTTCGCCAACAACGCCATCAAAGTTGAGAAATGCGTCGGCGGCGCTGCTGACGGCGCCCTCTGCACCGCCGCCACCGCTGCTGCCGATTGCGGCACCGGCAGCGTCTGCACCCAGAAAACCATCGACAACATCACCCGCGAGATGGCCGTCCAGATCTTCAGCGGCAACATCCTGAGCTGGAAAGATTTCGGCGCCTCCTACTCGGTTGCCGGCGACCCGACCAACTCTGTCTATGCCTGCCTCCGTCACGCCGGCTCCGGCACCCACGCCACCTTCGACAAGGCGGTTTTCGCCGGCATTGCCAACCCGATTTCCGGCTTTGAAAACACCTCTTCTTCCCCTTACGCCTACTTCAACGACGGCGGTTCGGATGAGATCAAGTGTGTGAACGGCAACATCGGCTCGGGCACCGGCTCCGCCATTGGCGCCATCGGCTATGCCGACGCCGACCAGTCCGTCGGGGTTTCCGGCAGCAGCCAGAACGTGGTCGCCATCAAGTACAACGGTCTTGCAGGCCGCCGCAGCGCCATCCGCAACGGCGCCTATGACTTCTTCTCCAACCAGTGGCTCTATGAGAACCCGACTAAAACCCCGTCCACTTCAGCCCAGCACACCCTGATCACCCAGTTGGTCAACTTCGCTTCCGACCCGACCCACATCCCGGCTTCCAAGGCCAATTTCTGGGCCGCAGCTTCCGAGATGACCTACAACAAGGCAGACGACAGTGCCTATCCGGCTTACGTTGGCGCAACCACTCCGATGATTCCCTAG